From Chryseobacterium joostei, the proteins below share one genomic window:
- a CDS encoding DUF4141 domain-containing protein: MKNLIIKTLVVAFFATFTFAKAQFVVTDPANLASGILNSANEIVQTSSTVSNVVKNFNEVKKVYEQGKDYYDKLKAINNLVKDARKVQQTVLLVGDVSEMYVNNFGKMLNDPNFNAQELSSIANGYSALLTESTELLKELKEIITSNGLSLNDKERMEVIDRVYKEVKEYHNLVRYYTNKNISVSYLRAKKLNNTKRVLDLYGTSNQKYW, encoded by the coding sequence ATGAAAAATTTAATCATTAAAACATTAGTGGTGGCATTCTTCGCTACCTTCACCTTTGCAAAAGCACAATTTGTCGTTACCGATCCTGCTAATCTTGCATCAGGCATTTTAAACTCTGCCAATGAAATTGTGCAGACTTCATCAACGGTATCGAATGTTGTAAAAAACTTTAATGAAGTAAAGAAAGTTTACGAACAAGGCAAGGACTATTATGATAAGCTGAAAGCTATCAACAATTTGGTAAAAGATGCCAGAAAAGTGCAGCAGACTGTTTTGCTTGTAGGGGATGTTTCCGAGATGTATGTCAATAATTTCGGTAAAATGCTGAATGACCCGAATTTTAATGCACAGGAATTATCTTCCATAGCCAATGGTTATTCTGCGTTACTCACTGAAAGCACTGAGCTGCTTAAAGAACTGAAGGAAATCATTACCTCTAATGGTCTTTCTTTAAATGATAAAGAAAGAATGGAAGTCATTGACCGAGTTTACAAAGAGGTCAAGGAATATCATAATCTTGTTAGATACTATACCAACAAAAATATTTCAGTGAGCTATCTGAGAGCTAAAAAGCTGAACAATACCAAAAGAGTATTGGATTTGTACGGAACCTCTAACCAAAAATACTGGTAA
- a CDS encoding TraG family conjugative transposon ATPase, translated as MRNSSKSATLESKFPLLAIENDCIISKDADITVCFKVRLPELFTVASAEYEVIHSAWFKAIKTLPDYTVVHKQDWFIKENYNPDLSREDQSFLSKSFERHFNERPFLNHYCYLFITKTSKERIRMQSNFSSLCKGKLIPKEIKDKEVINRFLEAVDQLERIMNDSGYIHLKRMREGEISGTAEKSGLLEQYLTLSRETHPSLQDIKLDSEEMRIGSNRLSMHTLSDTDDLPGTVSSHSRYEKLSTDRSDCLLSFASPVGLLLSCNHIYNQYLFIDNSDENLSKFEKSARNMHSLARYSRANQINKEWIEKYLNEAHSFGLQSIRAHFNVMSWSDNPAELKQIKNDTGSALASMECKPRHNTTDTATLYWAGIPGNAGDFPSEESFYTFIEPALCFFTEETNYQDSPSPFGIKMADRLTGKPIHLDISDLPMKQGIITNRNKFILGPSGSGKSFFTNHMVRQYYEQGAHVLLVDTGNSYQGLCELIKGKTKGEDGVYFTYTEDNPIAFNPFYTDDGIFDIEKRESIKTLILTLWKRDDEPPTRSEEVALSNAVSGYIEMIKTNKQHPSLNGFYDYVKEDYQKVLEQKKVREKDFDIANFLNVLEPYYRGGEYDYLLNSEKQLDLLSKRFIVFEIDAIKDHKILFPIVTIIIMEVFINKMRRLKGIRKLILIEEAWKAIAKEGMAEYIKYLFKTVRKFFGEAIVVTQEVDDIIQSPIVKESIINNSDCKILLDQRKYMNKFDDIQAMLGLTDKEKSQVLSINMNNDPKRLYKEVWIGLGGTHSAVYATEVSTEEYLAYTTEETEKMEVMNIASELDGNVEHAIKRISLKRIKSTTDN; from the coding sequence CATTATTTCAAAAGATGCGGACATCACGGTTTGTTTTAAGGTCAGACTTCCGGAATTATTTACGGTTGCCTCGGCTGAGTATGAAGTAATCCATTCAGCATGGTTCAAGGCGATTAAAACGCTTCCCGACTATACCGTCGTTCATAAACAGGACTGGTTTATCAAAGAAAATTATAATCCTGACCTTTCAAGAGAAGATCAAAGCTTTCTTTCCAAATCTTTTGAAAGGCATTTCAATGAAAGACCTTTTTTAAATCATTATTGTTACCTGTTTATTACAAAGACCTCCAAGGAAAGAATAAGGATGCAGAGTAATTTTTCATCTTTATGCAAAGGTAAGCTGATTCCAAAAGAGATTAAGGATAAGGAGGTAATCAATCGTTTTCTGGAGGCTGTCGATCAGCTTGAGCGGATTATGAACGATAGTGGTTATATCCATTTAAAAAGAATGAGGGAGGGTGAAATTTCAGGTACTGCTGAAAAGTCAGGACTCCTGGAACAGTATCTCACTTTATCTCGTGAAACCCATCCTTCACTGCAGGATATCAAGCTGGATTCGGAAGAAATGCGGATCGGCAGCAATCGTCTCAGCATGCATACCTTATCGGATACTGATGATTTGCCAGGTACTGTTTCATCTCACAGCAGATATGAAAAGTTAAGTACAGACCGTAGTGACTGTTTACTGTCTTTTGCGTCTCCTGTCGGGTTGTTATTAAGCTGCAATCACATTTATAATCAATATTTGTTTATTGACAACAGTGATGAAAACCTTTCTAAGTTTGAAAAATCTGCAAGGAATATGCATTCCCTGGCAAGGTACAGCAGAGCCAATCAGATCAATAAGGAATGGATTGAAAAGTATCTGAATGAAGCACATTCTTTTGGTTTACAATCGATACGTGCTCATTTTAATGTGATGTCCTGGTCAGATAATCCGGCTGAGTTGAAGCAAATAAAAAACGATACAGGAAGTGCTTTAGCTTCGATGGAATGTAAGCCTCGTCATAACACCACTGATACAGCCACTCTGTACTGGGCAGGAATTCCCGGAAATGCAGGTGATTTTCCGAGTGAGGAAAGTTTCTACACATTTATTGAGCCAGCACTTTGCTTCTTTACAGAAGAAACGAACTATCAGGATTCACCTTCTCCTTTTGGAATTAAGATGGCAGATCGTCTCACAGGGAAGCCTATTCACTTGGATATTTCTGACCTTCCTATGAAACAAGGAATTATTACGAACAGGAACAAGTTTATCCTTGGACCTTCAGGAAGTGGCAAATCCTTTTTTACGAACCATATGGTCAGACAGTATTATGAGCAGGGGGCTCATGTTCTGCTTGTCGATACAGGAAATTCATATCAGGGATTGTGTGAACTGATCAAAGGTAAGACAAAAGGTGAGGATGGAGTGTATTTCACCTACACAGAGGACAATCCAATAGCATTTAATCCATTTTATACTGACGATGGAATCTTTGATATCGAAAAACGAGAGAGTATTAAAACGCTGATTCTCACCTTGTGGAAAAGAGATGATGAACCGCCAACCCGATCAGAAGAAGTAGCATTGTCCAATGCAGTAAGCGGCTATATTGAAATGATTAAGACTAACAAACAGCATCCCTCATTAAATGGATTCTATGATTATGTCAAGGAGGATTATCAAAAAGTACTGGAGCAGAAAAAGGTCAGGGAAAAAGACTTTGATATTGCCAACTTTCTCAATGTATTGGAGCCTTATTATAGGGGTGGGGAATATGATTACCTGCTCAATTCAGAAAAGCAGCTGGACCTGCTGTCCAAACGTTTTATTGTTTTTGAAATCGATGCCATTAAAGATCATAAGATTCTGTTTCCCATTGTGACCATCATCATTATGGAAGTTTTTATCAACAAGATGAGAAGACTTAAAGGAATTAGAAAATTGATCCTCATTGAAGAAGCCTGGAAGGCAATTGCCAAAGAGGGAATGGCGGAATACATCAAATACCTGTTCAAGACTGTCAGAAAATTCTTTGGGGAAGCTATTGTAGTGACCCAGGAAGTTGATGATATTATTCAGTCGCCTATTGTGAAGGAAAGTATCATTAATAATTCAGACTGTAAGATCCTGCTGGATCAGCGTAAATACATGAATAAGTTTGATGACATTCAGGCAATGCTCGGACTAACGGATAAAGAAAAATCTCAGGTATTATCTATCAATATGAACAATGATCCGAAGCGACTGTACAAAGAGGTTTGGATCGGATTGGGTGGAACGCACTCGGCAGTCTATGCCACTGAAGTCTCAACTGAGGAATATCTTGCGTACACTACCGAAGAGACAGAAAAGATGGAAGTAATGAATATTGCATCAGAACTTGATGGCAATGTAGAGCATGCCATCAAGAGGATTTCTCTAAAGAGAATCAAATCAACCACAGACAATTAA